In a genomic window of Acidilobus saccharovorans 345-15:
- a CDS encoding APC family permease: MADRGIIEEDRKLSRSLGLWHYVAINIGAIIGSGWLLAPLGASAFNGPLSVASWVVAAALVAFMAIAYAYLASAAPRTGAVVRYPQMAHGDLVGFSTGALYLLSISSLLPAEAVATVYYASYYVPGLVKSATVLGQQLTVLTPKGLLLALAIVIVIFVINYFGVSLVGNVSLALMVWKIAVPLTVIAALLALAFNPHNFALAVSTQASGEGLSSAAAIFAAIPVTGIAYALLGFRQAVEYSGEGRKASSDVPKAVILSVALTAIIFILLQVAFIGGLRWSSIEVNETVRLSNGTVVRRLEPVTPGNWSALAVSNIAAAPLASELAIVGLGVLSIVMIIDAWVSPLGNAVVQMGNLGRIVYGMAANGHLPRRLSGLNRYAVPGLGLIVALALGLIFLLPFPSWYAIGSYAVLTTLLTYVTGGTALGAFTARSRSVKLLMAGALGAVGASLIAYWAGMIPMIPVFITFISALAAFMIIRAFSSRTSMLAVALPYAAAVAFSDYILAVKVFYPLSSGISVPEQAVVRYLALAMLLSVLSTAAALAAGYLIDRGLRPSIRGGAWYVGLVTSIMLVDILGPYGLSSVYGGDPPIPFPFDLVAVAAVTLVAYFVSVLTAPKES, from the coding sequence TTGGCTGACCGCGGCATTATAGAGGAGGACAGGAAGCTCAGCCGCTCCCTGGGCCTCTGGCACTACGTGGCAATAAACATAGGCGCAATAATAGGCTCCGGCTGGCTCCTCGCGCCCCTTGGAGCTTCCGCCTTCAACGGGCCCCTCTCGGTGGCCTCGTGGGTGGTGGCGGCCGCCCTCGTGGCCTTCATGGCAATTGCCTACGCCTACCTGGCCTCGGCGGCGCCAAGGACCGGTGCCGTGGTCAGGTACCCGCAGATGGCCCACGGGGACCTCGTGGGGTTCTCTACAGGCGCGCTCTACCTGCTCTCAATATCGTCGCTGCTTCCAGCTGAGGCGGTGGCAACGGTCTACTACGCAAGCTATTACGTGCCAGGGCTCGTCAAGAGCGCCACGGTGCTCGGGCAGCAGCTGACGGTGCTGACCCCCAAGGGGCTCCTCCTGGCGCTGGCGATAGTGATTGTAATCTTCGTCATTAACTACTTCGGGGTTTCGCTCGTGGGCAACGTGAGCCTCGCCCTGATGGTCTGGAAAATAGCGGTCCCCCTGACAGTGATAGCCGCCCTGCTGGCCCTCGCCTTTAACCCGCACAACTTCGCCCTTGCCGTTAGCACCCAGGCCTCCGGCGAGGGGCTCTCGAGCGCAGCAGCCATATTTGCAGCCATACCAGTAACAGGCATAGCTTACGCCCTGCTGGGCTTCAGGCAGGCGGTTGAGTACAGCGGCGAGGGCAGGAAGGCCTCCAGCGACGTCCCTAAGGCGGTCATACTCTCGGTGGCGTTAACGGCGATCATATTCATACTGCTTCAGGTGGCCTTCATAGGGGGCCTCAGGTGGTCTAGCATAGAGGTTAACGAGACCGTCAGGCTCAGCAACGGAACCGTAGTGAGGCGCCTCGAGCCCGTGACCCCGGGCAACTGGAGCGCCCTGGCCGTGTCAAACATAGCCGCGGCCCCGCTGGCCAGCGAGCTGGCCATTGTGGGCCTCGGGGTGCTCAGCATAGTCATGATAATAGACGCCTGGGTCTCGCCCCTGGGCAACGCAGTAGTGCAGATGGGCAACCTGGGCAGGATAGTCTACGGCATGGCAGCCAACGGGCACCTGCCCCGCAGGCTGAGCGGCCTCAACAGGTACGCAGTGCCTGGCCTTGGACTTATAGTGGCCCTAGCGCTTGGCCTCATCTTCCTTCTGCCCTTCCCAAGCTGGTACGCTATAGGAAGCTACGCCGTGCTCACGACCCTGCTGACCTATGTGACTGGAGGGACAGCCCTAGGCGCCTTCACGGCCAGGAGCAGGTCAGTTAAGCTGCTTATGGCGGGCGCGCTGGGCGCCGTAGGGGCCTCGCTGATAGCCTACTGGGCCGGCATGATACCCATGATACCGGTGTTCATAACGTTCATATCAGCCCTGGCGGCGTTCATGATAATAAGGGCCTTCTCTTCGCGCACCTCAATGTTAGCGGTGGCCCTGCCCTACGCGGCCGCCGTAGCGTTCTCAGACTACATACTTGCGGTCAAGGTGTTCTACCCGCTAAGCTCAGGGATAAGCGTCCCTGAGCAGGCGGTGGTGCGCTACCTGGCCCTTGCCATGCTGCTCTCCGTGCTTTCCACCGCGGCCGCGCTGGCCGCCGGCTACCTCATTGACAGGGGCCTCAGGCCCTCAATCAGGGGCGGCGCGTGGTACGTGGGGCTTGTGACGTCAATAATGCTGGTTGACATACTAGGCCCCTACGGCCTCTCCTCGGTGTACGGGGGCGACCCGCCCATACCGTTCCCCTTCGACCTCGTTGCCGTGGCGGCGGTGACGCTGGTCGCCTACTTCGTCTCAGTGCTGACCGCGCCCAAGGAGTCCTAG
- a CDS encoding 4Fe-4S binding protein, whose translation MSVRLPGWKEMAIGGIIVNPGNSLEYKTGDWKVLMPVIDQDKCIRCRICWYVCPDNAIKELDKPHTTKAKRVYKISYDVDYDYCKGCGMCAQECPVKAIDMVPVEVS comes from the coding sequence ATGTCCGTGAGGTTGCCAGGCTGGAAGGAGATGGCGATCGGCGGCATAATAGTGAACCCTGGGAACAGCCTCGAGTACAAGACGGGCGACTGGAAGGTCCTCATGCCCGTGATAGACCAGGACAAGTGCATAAGGTGCAGGATCTGCTGGTACGTCTGCCCCGACAACGCCATAAAGGAGCTCGACAAGCCCCACACAACTAAGGCCAAGAGGGTCTACAAGATAAGCTATGACGTTGACTATGACTACTGCAAGGGGTGCGGCATGTGCGCCCAGGAGTGCCCAGTTAAGGCGATCGACATGGTTCCTGTGGAGGTGAGCTGA
- a CDS encoding AbrB/MazE/SpoVT family DNA-binding domain-containing protein: protein MSETATTRKVQRLGGSSLIITLPKQWARRLGIKVGDEIEVIESGGKLLVQPRDQRAEDRAGTVAIRYNGIARMAGVEAIVNCAFVHGYDKVEILIKGLGEADVKRLMAELNASKKVASVERGTDRLIVTLAPSLNLDAARLIKEASSSLQQLLEAAASGAEEAEIRRLEGQALELIESSLRSSSKGSDIVDPMAYGVLLALPSMVADSSVVLKGRADLLNKLKEAVGEFLGGLASASGRRLLNAAMIASELRDMALHEGGAAAVVVPLADALLSASMKLICPSILEQEAEGLAE from the coding sequence TTGAGTGAAACCGCGACCACAAGGAAGGTCCAGAGGCTCGGAGGGTCAAGCCTGATAATAACGCTGCCGAAGCAGTGGGCCAGGAGGCTAGGGATAAAGGTGGGCGACGAGATAGAGGTGATCGAGAGCGGCGGCAAGCTGCTTGTGCAGCCCAGGGACCAGAGGGCAGAGGACAGGGCCGGCACGGTTGCCATAAGGTATAATGGGATAGCCAGGATGGCCGGCGTTGAGGCAATAGTTAACTGCGCCTTTGTGCACGGCTACGACAAGGTGGAGATACTTATCAAGGGCCTAGGGGAGGCCGACGTCAAGAGGCTCATGGCCGAGCTCAACGCCAGCAAGAAGGTGGCCTCCGTGGAGAGGGGCACGGACAGGCTGATAGTGACCCTGGCCCCCTCCCTGAACCTCGACGCTGCCAGACTCATAAAGGAGGCCAGCAGCTCGCTCCAGCAACTGCTCGAGGCCGCGGCCTCCGGGGCCGAGGAGGCCGAGATAAGGAGGCTTGAGGGGCAGGCCCTGGAGCTCATAGAGTCCTCCCTCAGGAGCAGCTCTAAGGGCTCAGACATCGTGGACCCCATGGCCTACGGGGTGCTCCTGGCCCTCCCCTCTATGGTGGCCGACTCCTCGGTTGTGCTGAAGGGCAGGGCTGACCTGCTCAACAAGCTGAAGGAGGCAGTGGGCGAGTTCCTGGGAGGCCTTGCAAGCGCCAGCGGCAGGAGGCTGCTTAACGCGGCCATGATTGCCTCGGAGCTGAGGGACATGGCACTCCACGAGGGTGGCGCCGCAGCGGTAGTGGTGCCGCTGGCCGACGCGCTGCTGAGCGCGTCAATGAAGCTCATATGCCCGAGCATACTTGAGCAGGAGGCCGAGGGCCTCGCCGAGTGA
- a CDS encoding thiamine pyrophosphate-dependent enzyme, with protein MAEQAKKLPRIKSLFDLPRDEYFLSGHGLCAGCTAGTIMRMLTKVAGKDAIIVNATGCVEVSTTRYPYSNWLVPWFHSAFENAGASAGGIARAIEVMKRKGMIPKDKQVKVIAVGGDGGTVDIGLQSLSGMLERRDPVMYVLYDNEAYMNTGIQRSGATPFHAWTTTTPAGKVWRGEWRTKKDIAMIVAAHRIPYVATANPAYPQDMINKFIRGLEVLDEGPSFIHVLMACTTGWRFDPALGITISRLATETGVFPLYEIDHGNFRVTFPIAKRKPVSEYLKLQGRFAHLTPAEIEEVQKLVDERVAEINKLAGKEVIGPVVKS; from the coding sequence ATGGCGGAGCAGGCTAAGAAGCTTCCCAGGATAAAGAGCCTGTTCGACCTGCCCAGGGACGAGTACTTCCTGAGCGGTCACGGCCTCTGCGCAGGGTGCACGGCTGGCACGATAATGAGGATGCTGACCAAGGTGGCGGGCAAGGACGCAATAATAGTGAACGCCACCGGCTGCGTCGAGGTCTCAACGACCAGGTACCCGTACTCCAACTGGTTGGTGCCGTGGTTCCACTCCGCCTTCGAGAACGCGGGCGCCAGCGCTGGAGGAATAGCCAGGGCCATCGAGGTGATGAAGAGGAAGGGCATGATACCCAAGGACAAGCAGGTCAAGGTGATAGCGGTCGGCGGCGACGGCGGCACCGTTGACATAGGCCTGCAGAGCCTGAGCGGCATGCTGGAGAGGAGGGACCCAGTAATGTACGTGCTCTACGACAACGAGGCCTACATGAACACCGGCATACAGAGGAGCGGCGCGACGCCGTTCCACGCGTGGACTACAACGACGCCTGCAGGCAAGGTGTGGAGGGGCGAGTGGAGGACCAAGAAGGACATAGCTATGATAGTCGCCGCCCACAGGATACCCTACGTGGCTACTGCCAACCCTGCCTACCCGCAGGACATGATAAACAAGTTCATAAGGGGCCTGGAGGTCCTCGACGAGGGACCGTCGTTCATACACGTGCTGATGGCATGCACAACAGGCTGGAGGTTCGACCCCGCCCTCGGAATAACCATATCAAGGCTTGCCACTGAAACCGGCGTGTTCCCGCTCTATGAGATTGACCACGGCAACTTCAGGGTCACGTTCCCGATAGCCAAGAGGAAGCCGGTGTCGGAGTACCTTAAGCTGCAGGGCAGGTTCGCCCACCTGACGCCCGCCGAGATAGAGGAGGTACAGAAGCTCGTTGATGAGAGGGTGGCCGAGATAAACAAGCTGGCCGGAAAGGAGGTAATAGGTCCAGTAGTTAAGTCCTGA
- a CDS encoding pyruvate:ferredoxin oxidoreductase (POR), subunit alpha, producing the protein MQAQVQYKRPIPLSTNYAVAHAAKDLDVDVIAAYPITPQTTVVEKLSEFVANGELDAEFIHVESEHSALSATLAASLAGARAFTATASQGLAFMHEMLHVASGLRAPIVMSVAMRALSAPISIWNDQTDLFNARDAGWIIYFVHTAQEAYDTIIQAYRLAEDRDVLLPVMVGYDGYVMSHTTEPVVVEDRESVLKFAPKRPYPYRLDPDHPVTIGPIVPPEYYYEIKYQQVKAMEGVPEKAEEIDREFGKTFGRSYGIMECYMCDGAEALIVANASYAATMKSVLPDAWKQGLKVGLLRLRLYRPFPVKHFVNYTSNVKSVLVIDRAISYGAPYQGPLANEIAGLKVREDLGFNLTSVVAGIGQRAMENEDFLAIARLAWEARTRKYPETIFYGVRE; encoded by the coding sequence GTGCAGGCACAGGTCCAGTACAAGAGGCCCATACCCCTGAGCACTAACTACGCGGTGGCCCACGCGGCCAAGGACTTAGACGTTGACGTCATAGCGGCCTACCCTATAACCCCGCAGACCACGGTGGTCGAGAAGCTCTCAGAGTTCGTCGCCAACGGCGAGCTTGACGCTGAGTTCATACACGTGGAAAGCGAGCACAGCGCCCTTAGCGCCACCCTGGCCGCCTCGCTGGCGGGCGCGAGGGCCTTCACCGCCACGGCCAGCCAGGGACTGGCATTCATGCACGAGATGCTTCACGTGGCCTCTGGCCTGAGGGCCCCCATAGTCATGAGCGTAGCCATGAGGGCCCTCAGCGCACCGATAAGCATATGGAACGACCAGACGGACCTGTTCAACGCGAGGGACGCCGGCTGGATAATCTACTTCGTCCACACTGCCCAGGAGGCCTACGACACCATAATACAGGCCTACAGGCTCGCCGAGGACAGGGACGTGCTGCTGCCCGTCATGGTGGGCTATGACGGCTACGTCATGAGCCACACCACAGAGCCCGTGGTGGTCGAGGACAGGGAGTCCGTGCTCAAGTTCGCGCCCAAGAGGCCCTACCCGTACAGGCTTGACCCGGACCACCCGGTGACCATAGGACCCATAGTGCCGCCTGAGTACTACTATGAGATAAAGTACCAGCAGGTCAAGGCCATGGAGGGGGTGCCGGAGAAGGCTGAGGAGATAGACAGGGAGTTCGGCAAGACCTTCGGCAGGAGCTACGGCATCATGGAGTGCTACATGTGCGACGGAGCTGAGGCGCTAATAGTTGCTAACGCCAGCTACGCCGCCACCATGAAGAGCGTGCTGCCGGACGCCTGGAAGCAGGGACTCAAGGTAGGCCTGCTGAGGCTCAGGCTCTACAGGCCGTTCCCAGTCAAGCACTTCGTCAACTACACGTCCAACGTGAAGAGCGTGCTTGTAATAGACAGGGCCATAAGCTACGGCGCGCCCTACCAGGGGCCTCTGGCCAACGAGATAGCCGGCCTCAAGGTCAGGGAGGACCTCGGCTTCAACCTGACCAGCGTCGTGGCAGGCATAGGGCAGAGGGCCATGGAGAACGAGGACTTCTTGGCTATTGCTCGCCTGGCCTGGGAGGCCAGGACGAGGAAGTACCCTGAGACCATATTCTATGGGGTGAGGGAGTGA
- a CDS encoding 2-oxoacid:acceptor oxidoreductase family protein: MLEIRWHGRGGQGAVTASEVIASASIIEGKYALAFPEFGAERRGAPVRAYTRVTDSPLIPRTPIEHPDVVVVLDRSLLKPSYIEGLKDGGILVANSPLKPDELLQKLGFANRYRAATVDATSVAMKWLKANIVNTAILGALVKSTEIVKLDTVLDVIRSRFHGKIAEANVMAVKEAYDLTQLSWR, translated from the coding sequence ATGCTAGAGATCAGGTGGCACGGCAGGGGAGGACAGGGAGCTGTAACGGCGAGCGAGGTCATAGCGTCGGCGTCAATCATTGAGGGCAAGTACGCGCTGGCGTTCCCTGAGTTCGGCGCTGAGAGGAGAGGGGCGCCCGTGAGGGCCTACACCAGGGTAACTGACAGCCCCCTCATACCCAGGACCCCCATAGAGCACCCTGACGTGGTGGTCGTGCTCGACAGGAGCCTGCTCAAGCCCTCCTACATAGAGGGCCTGAAGGACGGGGGCATCCTGGTGGCCAACAGCCCCCTCAAGCCGGACGAGCTCCTCCAGAAGCTCGGCTTCGCCAACAGGTACAGGGCCGCAACGGTCGACGCTACATCGGTGGCCATGAAGTGGCTGAAGGCCAACATAGTTAACACGGCAATACTGGGGGCGCTGGTCAAGTCAACGGAGATAGTAAAGTTAGACACCGTGTTAGACGTAATAAGGTCCAGGTTCCATGGTAAGATTGCGGAGGCGAACGTGATGGCAGTCAAGGAGGCCTACGACCTGACCCAGCTCTCGTGGAGGTGA